The genome window TCATGCCCGATTTATCGATGTTCTGCAGCATACTTTTGATGTTGATCTGCCCTTTGCCAAACTCCGTGCTTTCCTTTTTTACTTTGTCCATGTCTTTAAGGTGCCAGAGCGGAAAACGACCCGGAAATTTTTTGAAATACGTCAGCGGATCATTACCCGTGACAATAACCCAGCCGAGATCCATCTCCATTTTCACCAGATTCGGATCGGTACGTTCCAGCAGGATGTCATACAGCACTTTGCCGTCTACTTTCTCAAATTCGTACTCGTGGTTATGATAGCCGAAGACCAGATTGGCTTTTTTACAGGCTTCGGCGGCTTTGGAAAACGTATCGGCACAGCGTTGGTAGTTGGCAATCGTTTGGCCCTCCGATGGTAGTGATGAGCAGACAAGGTATGATTGCCCAGCTTCAGCAGCCATGTCGATCGATTTCTGCCAATCCTTGTCGATATGCACGTGTCCACTGCGCACAGTCATGCCCAGATCGCCCGCAATTTTTTTGATCTCTTTAGGCTGAAGGCCGTAGAAATTACCCTTGTCGCTGCGGGCCGATTCGAGCTGCTTATAACCAATTTTGGCCAGTTGCTTCAGGGTTCCTGTAGCATCGGCCAGCATCTCTTTCCGGACGGTATAGAGCTGAATACCAACATTGCTTACCTTGGCTGCCTTTGCCAGCGTTGGGAGCAAAACGGCACCCGCTGCCAGATAGCCTGATGTTTTAATAAATGCACGTCTTGTTTTCATTCGACTCGATAAGGTTAATGGATTTCTGTTCGGAGCTATAACCCGAAAATCTGCACAATATACCCTATCGGCGTGAATGGATTAGTTTTCCGCTATCTCCGCAGGGCTCAGCGTGCTCACATCCGTATTGCTGATAAATGCGATCCGTTTGCTGTCGGGCGACCACGAAGGAGTATTGATAGAGCCCTGACCGCCGTATACATACGCGATAACGGTTGGTGCTCCGCCCTGGATGGGCATCAGACGCAGGTACACGTGTTTGAAGGCCGGATGATCGCCCGCTGCCACTTCGTCCTTGAGGAACGATAGGAAAACGATCCATTTGCCATCCGGCGAAATGTGCGGAAACCAGTCGTGGAATTCGCCATTGGTAACGGCCTCCTGCTGGCTTCCGTCCGGTTTCATACGCCAGATTTGCATGGTGCCGGTCCGGTTCGAATTGAAGTAGATGTGGCTGCCGTCGGGCGTGTATTCCGGACCATCATCGAGTCCTCTGGCATCGGTCAGCCTGATTTCGGGACCACCATCGGCGGGTATCTTGTAGACATCATACTCGTTGTTTCGCGCCCCGCAGAAAACCAGGCTCTGCCCGTCGGGCGACCAACCGTGCAAATACGACGGGCCTTTGGGTGTGATCTGTTTGGGCGTTCCACCCGTAACGGGGACGGTATAAATAATCGATCCGCCTAGCTCATCGACACCGCTGCTCAGGCCCAGTGTTTTGCCATCGAACGACAATACGTGGTCGTTGTTATTGTTCTTGACCTCGCCGGTATTGAGTACTTTCTGCTGGCGGCTGCCCAGATCAAAGCTATAAATAAATCCTTGCCCGTTGTAAATCAGCGTTTTGCCGTCGTTTGTCCAGTTAGGGGCCTGAATGGAGTTGGGAGCCGTATGAATAACGTCACGCTTGCCGGTCATGACATCAAGTAGTTCCAGGCGGCTTCCAAGGTCCATCCTGCCGGGCGTCGCATCGACTTTAACCGGAACCGTAATTCGCACGTCCTGAAACATACAGGTCGTTTGCTGTTTTCTGGCGAGTGCCGTGACGAATAAACCGACATAGAGTTCGTCACCCAGGTTGATATCGGAAACCTCCCTGACCTGAAACGGTTCGCCGAAGCGGGCTGCCCGGAGTGTGTATGTGTTGCCGCGTCGTTCCAGTTGAATAATGTCGGCATCGGTGAGTGTCGTGCGGTTTTCGTTGATCGATTCTCCGGCGGTTTGGCGAACATACAGCGAAGTGGCCCCTTTGCTGTTTACCGCAGCACGTACGTACGGAGCGTTCGGCTCCAGGCTGGTTCGGGCCATCCAGCCGATTTGATGCACAGCATCGCTCGTTGACCGATGAGCGCGCGTGTAGACGATAAAGTCACCTTTAATGCGTTTCCACAGAAAATGCGATTCGTCCTGAGTAGTCCCCATACTGCTTAGTTCATACGCCTGCGTTGACGCCGTATAGCGAGCGGGCATGGACTGAGTCGCGGTGCCGATCTGGTTATCCCCATCGAAGATTCCGACGGATTTCTGCTGGGCATACGTGTCCATACAGATACTCATGATCAGGCTGGTCAGGCCAGTTATGGATAGGATAGTTGTCCGGTAGAATCGGTTATGTGCAAGCATAGGGGAGAGCGAAAACGCGTCAATAACTCTCGTGAAAGACAGTAGTCGACAAAGTTTACTTTCTGTTTATCGTCGGCCTAAACTGTTACCTCTATCCGTTAGTTCATAAGACACGAATCGGTGCTGTTCAGGCAAAACGATTTACTCAACTAACTATCTTTTCGTATGCGTTCGATCTTATTCTTCCTGTCTGTTGGTTTGTATAGCTCAGTTTGTCTGGGTCAAGTTGATATGGATACGACCAAAGCTCCCCGCGAACCTTCGCCGACAACGCGCGTGGCAATCCCCGGTGTTGATACGCCACTGTCGGGGCCGGGAACGATGATGCAGTCAACACCCGATCCCACGGCGGTCGTTCAGCCGCAGGATAACCGCAGAAAACGGAAAAACAAAACCGTCCCACCAACTGATCCCAGAGCGTTTGGCGTTGGTGTACCAATTGGCAAGACCAAAAAAGATTCGTTACGGTAAATCCACGAAACGAACCTTGTCTGACTAACTGCCCGTCCAGATGTTAAAATCGCTGACCTTTTCGCGGCTGACTGGCACTTCTTTAACAAAAATGGGTAATTCCTTCAGGGCGAGCTGATTGTCAAAATAAGACTGCATCTGATCGACGGCCTGGTGCATGACCAGAATGCCCCGGTTGATTCGAAAGAATCGATCGGGGCATTCTAGTTGTCAGCGAGTCTGGTAAGGTACAAGGCGATGAACGTTGCTGAACCGATGCGCGGTTTACAGAACGGCATAAAAGCACAGTGCGCTTTTATCTATCTTTGCCGCTTCATTAAAAGTACGTTATGAATAGCCAACTATTCAACAGGAGAGATCTGATTGCTTATTTTATTGTCGCTGCTATTGGTGCGTCATTACAGCTTATAGTAGGTACTTTACTTCAGGAATGGTTTCCCGTCACCTATGAGCAAGCCCTGCTCGCCGGTTATGTAGCCGCCTTTTTGATTGGTTTTTATCTGACTAAACTCTTTGCGTTCAACGCCAAAAATTCGGCCAAGACCAGACGGGAAGCGGCTAAATTCACGCTCGTTTCTATACTATCCTGCCTGATAACCGTTTATGGCTCTTCGTTGCTCTACGAATACTCCGTTAGCGTCATGCCCGCGATCACGTTTACGATTCCTTCGTCCACAAAGGTGGTGAATGTCAATAAACTAGTGTCGCATACAACGGGTATGGGCCTGAGCTTTGTCAGCAATTATATTCTGCACAAACGATTCACTTTCCGCGATACGGGCTTCTATGACAAACTAAAGCGGCTGCTAAATTTGTAGTGACTGCCGGTTGAAGCCCGGACAGTTCCCGCTAAGATCCGTCATCTGGTTCCAAACGAATAGTTGACTCCAACCTGGGCTTGTAGTAGGCTGTTTCCCGAGACTGCATACTCCCGGTTAGGGTTGATGACATCCTGCCAGTTAAGCGCAATATCAGCGCGTAGGGCCGACGATAGGCCGACACTCAAACCGGCGGTCAACGAACGCGCGTGGATATTGAGCGTACTATGACCGCTATAAATCCGCGTTCCGGATGAACCTGAACTAACGCTGGCGTTTTCTCCCGAATACGTGTACTGCCCAAACCGATACGAGCCTGCTATAAAGGGCGACAACCGGGTTCGGGTCAGGTGGTAACGCAAGGCGGGACCGACCGAAATCGTGTTGGTTACGATATTCTTCTGAGACCATTCCAGGCTCTGGCCTGCCGACAAACCCAGCATCAGCTTGTCCGCAATGAAATAGCCACCATGAAGCTGATTGCTCAGATTACGCGCTAAAAAAGTAGCCTTCGAGTAACCGCTCTGGATGCCGATCTGCCACGTTTTTCGCGCAAATGGCTTTGCCGAAAGCTGAGTCTCCTCCTTTTGAGCAACGCGTTGAGCTTGACCGAAAGCAGGGAATAAGACCACGCAGAGGAGTAAGGCTGTTTTCATGGACTAGGTCATTTTCCTGAAAACGGGAAACCTCTACGGTGCGTATGGGTCAGTTTTATAAATTCCGAATTATTTACTGGGAGGTAATAGCCTGCGCAAATGCCTGAACGGCAAATGAGTAAATCAACGTTTACAAGTAGTCTTGACCTATTATAGGTTCTGACAGAAAACCTTATTTTTCCTGGATTACCATTGTTTCGTCGGCTGCTTTCAACACCGAATCCAGTAATCCCGGAAACTTCGTTTCCAGCTCGTGCGACCGTAACGACGTCAGGCTCTGTGTCCCTTCGGTTCGTATCTGAACAATGCCCGCTTCGCGCAATACACGCAGGTGATGGGACATGGTCGATTTGGCAACGGGTGTTGGAATGGCACCGCAGGGTTGCTCACAGGTAAGTTTGGCCAGACACTGTACGAAATTCAGCCGCACCGGATCACTCAGTGCGTGCAGCAAACCGGTCAATGTAATCTGGTCAATGGTGGGATGCTGGTACTGTTTCATAAGGCTGGTTTGTCCAATTCTTGCTCATTTACCGGCTTCCGAGAAAAAGAAGTAGCTACAGCAATTGCTACTACAACGATCAGATCGATAAAAAAAATTCACTGTTTTTTTCAAACGCTGGAACCCGGAGCGCGCCAATGCTTGTTCGATGGCCATAAAACAACTATAGTTCGATACTTGTAGAACATTAAAACTATACAGCCTCGTTCCCAATGAAAACGCTCAAAAATCGAACAAAAACGTTCATCGCTGGCATCGTTGCGCTAACGGTCGCCTTTTTTCTCATCACCCCAAAAATCTTCTCCAATAAGCCGGAGCCATCCAACACGGAGGCAACCGCAGCCGCAACGGAAAGCAAAGTCGCGACCGACGTTTTTGTCGTGAAACGTGAAACCGTTACCGATGAACTTCAGACTACCGGAACCATTGCCGCCAATCAGGAAGTCGATCTGGTGAGTGAAGTAGCGCGTAAACTCGTTCGGGCCTACGCTCGTGAGGGGAGTTATGTTGGCCAGGGTACGTTACTGTTCAAACTGGATGACGCCGATCTACTGGCTAAAAAGCGGAAAATTGCCCTTCAGGAAAAACTGGCGAAACTGGACGAAAAACGGTTCCGGGAACTACTGTCAACCGAAGCGGTCAATCAGCAGGAATACGACAAGATTCTGACCAACCTGAATGTATTAGAGGCCGAACTGGCAATGGTTGACGTCGAGCTGGCTAAAACCGAAATCCGGGCACCGTTTGCGGGTCGGCTCGGCCTCAAACGCGTCGATGTTGGCGCGTATGTGACCCCCGCCACCGTGCTCAGTTCGTTTGATGATGTGAGCCGCGTGGAGGTCAACTTCACCATTCCCGAAAAGTATGCATCCGATGTTCGGCCGGGCCAGTCGATCCGTTTCATGACCGAAAATAGCAATCGTCCATTCGTTGGCAACGTCACGGCAACCGAACCAAAGCTGGAAGCCAATACGCGAAGCCTGCTGGTGAAAGCCGTTAGTGATAACCGTAGCGGTAAACTCGTGCCGGGTTCGTCGGCCAGGATTTCCTTCGCGCTGCATGTGGCTCAGGATGGTATTTTAATTCCAACGGAAGCGCTGATTCCTAATGCCAAAGGCTATTCGCTGTTCCGGCTCAATCATGGCAAAGCCGAACGGCGGGATGTGAAAACCGGCAGCCGCACCAAAGGGACCGTGCAGATTCTGGATGGTTTGTCAATCGGTGATACGGTGCTGACTACCAATTTATTGCGGCTCGATACAGGCGTTCCCGTAACCGCTTCTACCACCAATTAGGCTTCTATCCACACCACCTTCTCGTTCACAATTGTCCCAAAATTTACCCAATCATGAGTTTGTCGGGAATTAGTATTCAGCGGCCAGTGCTGGCCGGAGTACTGTCTGTATTGATTATTCTGTTTGGTTTCGTTGGGCTCGCCTATCTGGGAATTCGGGAATATCCCGTCACTGATTCGCCTATCGTTACCGTTACCACAACCTATCCGGGAGCGAGCCCGGACGTTATTGCCTACCAGATTACCAAACCGCTGGAAGAGTCGATCGGGGAGGCCAATGGCATTCGAACCATCTCGTCGGTTTCGCGCGAAGCGGCCAGTGTGATCACGATTGAGTTTAATCTTGATGCCGATCTGGAAGCTGCCGCTAACGACGTTCGCGACAAAGTGACGAAAGCCCGGCGGTTGCTGCCCGGTGATGTCGATCCGCCCATCGTCGAAAAAGCCAACAGTGGCGACATCGTGATATTCATGGCTGTGGAAAGCAAGACCAGGAGCATTCTGGAAGTCAGTAATATGGCGTCTACGATCATCAAAGAGCGTATGCAGACCATTCCGGGCGTCAAACGGGTGGGTATTGCCGGTGAGAAAAAATATGCGATGCGCCTGCGGATCGACCCGGCCAAACTAGCCGCTTACCAATTGACACCGTCGGATATTGAGCAGGCGCTGCGGAAAGAGAACGTAGATCTACCATCCGGCCGTATTGAGGGCGATCGTAACGAACTGACCGTCCGGACGCTGGGTCGGCTGACGAAAGAGGCCGATTTCAACAACATGATCGTCAAGCAGGAGGGGACTAGCATTATCCGGTTCAAGAATATTGGTTACGCTGAACTGGGTGCTGAAAACGAACGAACGGCCATCCTGAATAGTCTGAAAGGTAATTCGCCAGCCATTGGTGTCTTCGTCGAACCACAACGCGGTGCCAATGCCGTTGCCATCGCCGATGAATTCTACCGCCGGTTAAAAGAACTCCGCAAAGAAATTCCAGCCGAGTATGAGCTAACCATCGGGAAGGATTTTACGGAGCCAATCCGCGATTCGATCTCCGAAGTTGAAGAAACCCTGTTCATCGCGTTCGCGCTCGTTATCCTGATCCTGTTCCTGTTTCTGCGCGACTGGCGTTCGACCATTATTCCGGTGGTGGCAATTCCGGTGTCGATCGTGTCGGCCTTTTTCATCATGTACGTGGCCGGTTATTCGATTAATATCCTGACGCTGTTGGCCCTAGTGCTGGCCATCGGGCTGGTGGTCGACGATGCCATTGTGGTCCTGGAAAATATCTACGCCAAAGTCGAAGAAGGCATGTCGCCGTTGCAGGCTGCGTTCAAGGGATCGTCGGAAATCTACTTCGCCGTTATCTCCACAACGATTACGCTGGCCGCGGTCTTTCTACCTATTCTTTTCCTCCCAGGCGTCACTGGAAAACTCTTTCAGGAATTTGCGGTCGTGGTTGCCGGATCGGTCATCGTATCGGCCTTTGTGGCGTTGACGCTTTCGCCCATGATGAGCGCGTATCTGCTGAAGCGGCATACCAAACCAAACTGGCTATACCGCACAACGGAGCCCTATTTCGTGGCTTTAAACCGTGGGTATGAAACGTCGCTGAGCTGGTTCCTGCGCTACCGCTGGGTTGCCTTCCCGACGCTGATCATTACGTTTGGCCTGATCTATCTGATCGGGAAACAGCTTCCGTCTGAATTGGCCCCGCTGGAAGACCGATCGCAGATCAGTCTGGCCGTTGTTGCGCCGGAAGGGTCGTCGTACGAATACACGGAGAAATACATGAACGAAATCGCCAAATTCTCGGTCGATTCCACGCAGGGTTTGTTCCAGACATATTCCATTCTGGCGTTGACCTTTGGCCCGCCCGCTCCGGTGAATATGGCCATTCAAAATACCTTCCTCAAAAAGGCCGATGACCGCACGACCACGCAGGCGGATGTGTTCAATGCTTATTCCCGGAATGCGCAAAATTTCAGGGGTGTGATGGTGTTTCCGGTGCAGCCCCCAACGATCGGGAGTCGCTTTGGACAGGCTCAGCCCGTTCAGTATGTATTGCAGGGGACAAACCTGGCGGCTATCACGGCGGTATTACCGAAGTTCATGGACGAAGCCCGCAACAGCCCGATTCTCCGTTTCGCCGACTCCGATCTGAAAGTGAACAAACCCGAACTGGTGCTCCAGATAAACCGGGACAAAGCCGCTGAATTGGGTATCTCCGTCGCCGAAATTGCCCGTAGTCTGCAACTGGCACTGAGTGGCCAGCGGTACGGTTATTTTATCTTCAACGACCGGCAGTACGAGGTGATCGGACAGTTGCAGAAACAGGATCGCGATACGCCCTACGACCTCAAGTCCATGTACGTGCGTACTCGAACGGGTGATGTGGTCTCGCTGGACAACCTGGTTTCGTTCAAGGAAAGCATTAGTCCGGCGGCTATCTATCGGTATGACCAGGCAATCTCGGCGACTGTTTCTGCGGGGTTAGCACCGGGAAAGACCATTGGCGACGGCGTGGCCGAGATGAACCGGATTGCCAAAAAAGTGCTGCCGCCGACCATCAAAACGGCATTGGCGGGCGAATCGAGGGATTTTGCCGAAAGCTCGTCGAGTCTGCTCTTTGCGTTTGTCTTCGCGCTGGTGTTGATCTATCTGATTCTGGCCGCTCAGTTTGAAAGCCTGATCGATCCGTTTATTATTCTGCTCACGGTGCCGATGGCCATGACGGGGGCGCTTCTCAGCCTGTGGCTTTTCGGTCAGACGCTGAATATTTTCAGCCAGATCGGGATCATTACGCTGATTGGTCTGATCACGAAAAACGGTATTCTGATCGTTGAATTTGCGAACCAGAGCAAGGAAGCAGGAATGACGACGCTGGAAGCTGCCAAAGCCGCAGCCGCTTCCCGCTTCCGACCCATTCTGATGACGAGTCTGGCCATGATTTTCGGTACGATTCCCATTGCGCTCACGGAAAACAGCCGCAATTCGCTCGGAACCGTGATTGTCGGTGGGTTATTATTCGCGGGTTTACTGACGCTCTATATCATACCCGCCGTGTATTCTTACTTCTCCAGAGTGCCCAAACACGCCGATGCTGACGAATTACAGCCGGTTAACGAAACGAGTCTTAGTCACTAAATTTCATGAGACATCTTATTTATAGTCTGCTGGCTACCCTATTGATCTGGGGTGGTCCGGGGCAGACACTGGCTCAGCGCCAGCTAACGATGGACAATGCCGTTAAGCTCGCACTGGACAAAAATCGGGATATTCAGGTTGCCTCGCTGGAAACGGCCAAGTACGCCCAGAAAGTGGTCGAAGCGCGGAGCTATGCGTTGCCAGCCATTGCGGGATCAGCCCAGTATTTGTATTATTTTAACAAGCAGGTTTCGTTTCTGCCGGGCAGTTTTGTTGGACTCCCCGAAAATCAACTGGCTACGTTCCGTGTTGGCGGTTCGAATGCGCTGGTGGGGGGAATTGCCGCTACGCAACCGCTTTTTCAGGCGGGTATCCGTTCGGGAATTAAAGCGGCACAGATCGATGAAGCGGCCACCAATGAAGCCCTGACCGACGTTCGGGCGGGTGTCGTGACCGATGTGAAAAAAGCCTATCTGGATGTGCTGATCACGCAGGAGCAGCTTCGGTTGCAGCAGCAAAGCATTGCCCGGAACGAACAGGCGTTGAAAGATTCACGGTCGTTGCTGGCGCAGGGACGAGCCTCGCGCGTGGATACATTACGGGCCTTCGTGACGGTCGAAAATCTCCGCCCAACCTTGATCCAACTGACAAACCGGATCGGAATAACCAAAACGGTTCTAAAGCGGACTATGGGTCTGGACGAGCAGGAAACGATCGAGTTACAGGATTCACTACGTTTTGATGACGCTTTATTCATCGCACCTGGTGCAGACGCTTTTCAGGATGCCGTCCAGGCCCGTCCCGAAGTACGCCGGCTGGCATTGATCGAACAATTGAACCGCGAACAGGTGGCCATACAATCCGCTGAACGGCAACCCAAGCTGTCGGCTATCGGGCTGGTTCAGTCCCAATCACAGGCCAATAATTTCCGGGTAGATGAGTACAGATGGCCGGTGAGTTCGTATATGGGCCTACAGCTAACCGTTCCCATTTTTACGGGTTTTCGGACGAATTCACGAATTCAGCAGGCACAAATTACGCGTCAGCAAACCGAAACGCAGGTTGCGAATTTGAAGGAGATTGTACGGGCGCAGGTAAAAATTGGGCTGGCGAATGTGGAGGAAGCACGTCTTCGTATCGAAACTCAGCGGCAAACCATTGGCGTCGCCGAATTAGGCTACCGCATCACCCGCGATCGCTGGAAACAGGGTATTGCCTCCCGGCTTGATCTGTCCGACGCTGAACTTTTGCTGACACAGGCCAAATCGAATTATCTACAGGCGGTTTATGACTACCTCACCGCTACCGTCAATCTGGATAGAGTGATGGGCCGAATCAAGTGATTGTATACCCCTGGCCCCTCTCTTGGAATGGGAGAGGGGCCAGGGGCGGTCCAACGGGTCGTGAGGATAAGGTTGTATGTTTCCCTGAATGTTGTCATTTACGACTCAATAAAGGTGAGAACGACTCTGGGTAGTTTTGAACCAATAACAGGCGTTTTGGATGATCATAACGCGTTGTCCGCACCATTCGCTGGCCGTTGGAAAAGGTGGTAAAGCGTAGTAAATCGTTTGTAGCGATCAGTTACGGAAACAATCAACCAGTTATAGCGTGCCATTTGCCGGTTACTAAATTCGCTTAGGTTACCCAAGACAGGTTCTGCACTTTTGTTCACCTCTGCAACCATCATGCAAACGATAACCATCCTTCCTCTGCTAATTGCTTTTGGCGCTTTGTCCGTTGGCATGCTTTGTCTGCTTGTTGGCTGGTATTTATGGTACGAAAGCCAGGACCTTCGCAGTGGTGGTCTCACTGTGACGGCTACTATTCTGAAAAAATTCAGGAAAGATGATCAGGGAATAGGGAGAAGTCTGGAAAGCTATTACGCTCAGTGTCAATTTTATGACCCTACGGGGCAGGCGCGTGAGGTTGACGTGTATATGCAGTTGAAACGCTGGTTGCAAATGGATGAGGGTACAACAACGCTGCTGACATACATACCCGACGAGCGGGATGAGCCGTTACTTGGTTCGCGCTTCAACTGGCAGCTACGGGGTATGATTGGCCTTGGGCTGATGGCGCTGGGTATGTGCCTGATTCTTGTCCTGACCGTCGGCGGAATTCAGGAGTGGCTAACGATGAATCGAGCGTTCTGATAGCCAGTATTTTCGCTTTATACGCTTGTTAATTAACGTAATGCAAACACGGATGATCGACTGAGTACCCGCGTTCCGGCTGGTTCGTCCTTTGTCTTTGTTTCGCCGATAGCATTGATCTTTCTTTCCCGCCTTGTTGCGCAATGAACTCGGGACGCCCTTCGATTGCCCCAAGCCTAACGTTTCCGTGAGCCGACACGGTTTTATTTCTCAACGGTATGGATTTTTTTGGCTTATACAACGCCAGCGCCTTACGTACTATCAACAATTGTAAAAATTGCCTTAATGGTGTATTTATAGTAACTTGTAAATGTGATTTATTAATTAATTTGTACTTATTGTTAATATAATTTTGTGGTCAGAGTTGTGGTTTGAAATAGTTGCGGTATTTTTGGGATGTCTGGTTCCATCATGTTCCAGCGAAATATCCATCACTGCAAACTTGTATGATAAAAGCTGCGAACCTCGCTAAAAAAATGTTGGGTATACACCCGCAACAAGGTGTAAAACCGCTTGCCAATTTAGTACATGTGGGTTCTATGTTCCACGGATACCACATTCCTGACCAGTTTTTGACTAGTAAGTCGGTTTGCTATTGCGTTGGCGCTGGCGAGGATGTTTCGTTTGACACAGAATTGAAGGTAATTTACGACGCTCAGGTCTATATTTTTGATCCTACTCCGGAAGGTATCAACCATTTTCAAAAGCTCAAAGACTACACCGTCTCGGGTAAACCGATGACGCTTCACGAAAATGCGCCGTTTACGTATCGGACATCGACGGAGCAGTTAAATGAAATAACGTTTGTGGAAGTAGGCGTGTGGGATAGTAAAACAACGCTTAAGTTTTACGAACCAACGCGAGAAAACTATGCCTCTCACTCGGTGTTTCTGTTTAAAGAGTCAGGCAACTACATCGAAGCGCCGGTTGATCGCCTGAAAAACCTAATGGAAACACTAGGGCACAACAGTGTCGATATCGTCAAACTAGAGATCGAAGGGGCTGAATACACGGTTATCGACACAATCGTGGAGGATCAGTTAGACGTCAAAATCGTACTGGTAGAGTTTGACGAAGTGCACAATTCGACGGATAAGAAATTCCATTTCCGGATCAAACGCGCCTGCGACCAACTGAAGAAAGCAGGGTACGTACTTGTTCATTCGACGGACAGCATGAAACGTACATTTATTAAGAAAGATCTTTACGAACAACTGAAAAAGGCTGAAACAAAGGCAGTCAGCTAAATACAGCGCGCTCCTCGTAGTGATTCTATGCAGAAGCAGCCCTGATTGTTTTTGCCATACAGTAGACTCGCTGTAACGCGAATGAAAACCCGCGATTCTAGCCAACTGGTACGGGTTTCCACCCGTGTTACAACAGGATAGCGACTAAAACGGACTCGAGCCTTCACGTATACACGTGAAGGCTCGAGTCCGTTTTAATGGTTACCTCTTCGTGAGTTAGACGATTGGGCGATCTAGTGAGTTGACATTGTCCTTAGAATCAGTACCCATCTTAGCTCCAAATCCCGCAGCCCCTACACCGATCAACAGACCAAAGAAGCCAAAGATGGCGGCTTTAGACGCAGCTGAAGCAGCGGCATCGGCTGCATGCCGTGCTTTCACTTCCGCTTCCTGTTTCGTCTGTTCAAACTTGGCCGCTGCCTGTTTGTAGGTGTTGATCCAGTTATCAACTACCTGCTCAGATTCAGCCCGGCTCTTGCCAGTCCGTTTCATGACCACATTCACAGCATCGTCGCGATCTACACTGTTGACCGTAGCCTGT of Spirosoma agri contains these proteins:
- a CDS encoding GtrA family protein; this encodes MNSQLFNRRDLIAYFIVAAIGASLQLIVGTLLQEWFPVTYEQALLAGYVAAFLIGFYLTKLFAFNAKNSAKTRREAAKFTLVSILSCLITVYGSSLLYEYSVSVMPAITFTIPSSTKVVNVNKLVSHTTGMGLSFVSNYILHKRFTFRDTGFYDKLKRLLNL
- a CDS encoding efflux RND transporter periplasmic adaptor subunit, which translates into the protein MKTLKNRTKTFIAGIVALTVAFFLITPKIFSNKPEPSNTEATAAATESKVATDVFVVKRETVTDELQTTGTIAANQEVDLVSEVARKLVRAYAREGSYVGQGTLLFKLDDADLLAKKRKIALQEKLAKLDEKRFRELLSTEAVNQQEYDKILTNLNVLEAELAMVDVELAKTEIRAPFAGRLGLKRVDVGAYVTPATVLSSFDDVSRVEVNFTIPEKYASDVRPGQSIRFMTENSNRPFVGNVTATEPKLEANTRSLLVKAVSDNRSGKLVPGSSARISFALHVAQDGILIPTEALIPNAKGYSLFRLNHGKAERRDVKTGSRTKGTVQILDGLSIGDTVLTTNLLRLDTGVPVTASTTN
- a CDS encoding ArsR/SmtB family transcription factor, whose translation is MKQYQHPTIDQITLTGLLHALSDPVRLNFVQCLAKLTCEQPCGAIPTPVAKSTMSHHLRVLREAGIVQIRTEGTQSLTSLRSHELETKFPGLLDSVLKAADETMVIQEK
- a CDS encoding sugar phosphate isomerase/epimerase family protein, which gives rise to MKTRRAFIKTSGYLAAGAVLLPTLAKAAKVSNVGIQLYTVRKEMLADATGTLKQLAKIGYKQLESARSDKGNFYGLQPKEIKKIAGDLGMTVRSGHVHIDKDWQKSIDMAAEAGQSYLVCSSLPSEGQTIANYQRCADTFSKAAEACKKANLVFGYHNHEYEFEKVDGKVLYDILLERTDPNLVKMEMDLGWVIVTGNDPLTYFKKFPGRFPLWHLKDMDKVKKESTEFGKGQINIKSMLQNIDKSGMKFFFVEQEEYPKTAMESAKYDYDYLAKLTY
- a CDS encoding TolB family protein, with the translated sequence MLAHNRFYRTTILSITGLTSLIMSICMDTYAQQKSVGIFDGDNQIGTATQSMPARYTASTQAYELSSMGTTQDESHFLWKRIKGDFIVYTRAHRSTSDAVHQIGWMARTSLEPNAPYVRAAVNSKGATSLYVRQTAGESINENRTTLTDADIIQLERRGNTYTLRAARFGEPFQVREVSDINLGDELYVGLFVTALARKQQTTCMFQDVRITVPVKVDATPGRMDLGSRLELLDVMTGKRDVIHTAPNSIQAPNWTNDGKTLIYNGQGFIYSFDLGSRQQKVLNTGEVKNNNNDHVLSFDGKTLGLSSGVDELGGSIIYTVPVTGGTPKQITPKGPSYLHGWSPDGQSLVFCGARNNEYDVYKIPADGGPEIRLTDARGLDDGPEYTPDGSHIYFNSNRTGTMQIWRMKPDGSQQEAVTNGEFHDWFPHISPDGKWIVFLSFLKDEVAAGDHPAFKHVYLRLMPIQGGAPTVIAYVYGGQGSINTPSWSPDSKRIAFISNTDVSTLSPAEIAEN
- a CDS encoding efflux RND transporter permease subunit; its protein translation is MSLSGISIQRPVLAGVLSVLIILFGFVGLAYLGIREYPVTDSPIVTVTTTYPGASPDVIAYQITKPLEESIGEANGIRTISSVSREAASVITIEFNLDADLEAAANDVRDKVTKARRLLPGDVDPPIVEKANSGDIVIFMAVESKTRSILEVSNMASTIIKERMQTIPGVKRVGIAGEKKYAMRLRIDPAKLAAYQLTPSDIEQALRKENVDLPSGRIEGDRNELTVRTLGRLTKEADFNNMIVKQEGTSIIRFKNIGYAELGAENERTAILNSLKGNSPAIGVFVEPQRGANAVAIADEFYRRLKELRKEIPAEYELTIGKDFTEPIRDSISEVEETLFIAFALVILILFLFLRDWRSTIIPVVAIPVSIVSAFFIMYVAGYSINILTLLALVLAIGLVVDDAIVVLENIYAKVEEGMSPLQAAFKGSSEIYFAVISTTITLAAVFLPILFLPGVTGKLFQEFAVVVAGSVIVSAFVALTLSPMMSAYLLKRHTKPNWLYRTTEPYFVALNRGYETSLSWFLRYRWVAFPTLIITFGLIYLIGKQLPSELAPLEDRSQISLAVVAPEGSSYEYTEKYMNEIAKFSVDSTQGLFQTYSILALTFGPPAPVNMAIQNTFLKKADDRTTTQADVFNAYSRNAQNFRGVMVFPVQPPTIGSRFGQAQPVQYVLQGTNLAAITAVLPKFMDEARNSPILRFADSDLKVNKPELVLQINRDKAAELGISVAEIARSLQLALSGQRYGYFIFNDRQYEVIGQLQKQDRDTPYDLKSMYVRTRTGDVVSLDNLVSFKESISPAAIYRYDQAISATVSAGLAPGKTIGDGVAEMNRIAKKVLPPTIKTALAGESRDFAESSSSLLFAFVFALVLIYLILAAQFESLIDPFIILLTVPMAMTGALLSLWLFGQTLNIFSQIGIITLIGLITKNGILIVEFANQSKEAGMTTLEAAKAAAASRFRPILMTSLAMIFGTIPIALTENSRNSLGTVIVGGLLFAGLLTLYIIPAVYSYFSRVPKHADADELQPVNETSLSH